CAGCCCACAAGTGGCAAACCACACCCCTGCCCACCATCCCCAGCCCCAGCTTGGTGACCTTTGCCTGTCCCCACCCTCTCGGGGTGAAGACCAGAACCCAGCCTGGTTTTACTAGCAgtgtccccacccccccccagcTTACTGCAGACACTCAGGATGTTTCAGGACACAGCCTGCGGCCCCAGGAAAGCTGAAGCTAGCATTCAGCACCCCGCCTCAGTGGGCAGACACAGGAAGCCAGCGAGACGCTGGACTGAATCCGGAGCCCACCACCAAGCAGGATAAAATCAGCATAAACAAGTTGGATCCTAGGTCTTTAATATgggctgggcagggggcaggcTGCTGGCGGTGGCTAGGAGCAGCGGTCTCTGCAGCAGACACTGCAGGGGCAGAGCAGTGGTGCAGATGGCAGGAGACCCCCCCAGGGGGACAGCATTCCTCGCGGGCAGGGCAAGTGTCCCAGCTTGCCCCCAGCCACCCAACCTGCCAGAGCTGGCTTGTTTACCTGGGTTTATTTAGCGTAAAGGGGCAGGGCCCCAAGGGGCGCTCTGGGCAGAAACTGGCACTGTGCTGCCCCCTAGTGGCTTATTAACAGGACAGCTTCCCGCAGGCCCGCTCCCTGTCAGCCTGCACCCATGGGGAGCTGGGTCTTCATGCCAGGCCACCCTTGCCCAGCTCCGGCCAGGTCTCCCAGCTGGACCAGTGTGAGGCAGGCACCGCCTACTCCAGAGCCTTCACCAAGGCCTCGTTGGCCTCGATGCGGATTTGGATCTCAGCCCGAGTGGCCTCGTCTGCTGCCCCCAACAGCTCCGACTGTGCCTTCTCCAGGTTCGCTTTGGCTgcctgcagggggtgggggtgggtgagggCTGAGCAGGGACCCCAGCCCGGCACCTGTTCCCACCAAACCCCTGCTTCCCCCAGGACACTCACCCCCAGATCCAGCATGTCCAAGGTGACAGCTTCCTCAGCCAGTAACTGCACGGAGGAGTCAGCATTCACTGTGACAGAGCCGCTACTCACTGCAGGAAGAGGGAGCTTGAGAGTCAGCCCCACAGCCCCTGTGAGGCTGGGAGGCTGACCCTACAACCTGGCTCCAGGGTTGAAAGGCCCCAGCACACAAGTGGACAGGCAGCCAACAAGTGTATCCGCTGGGGGCTGGACACGGAGACAGAGACCCCTCTCTTTGCCCGGCAGCTGAGCTAAGGTTGGGGTGATCCCCAGCTGAATTCCAGTGCTGGACAGGAGCCATGCTGTGAAAGACCTTTACAGAACCAAGGACCCCTTCTCCAAAAGGCACCTGCCAGGCAAGCACTCTTAGGTCTCTTTCCCCAGTCTGTCAGTCCCAACTGCTGAGCAGTTACATCCCAAACCACAATTAGACTACTGCCCGTATGGGGATGGTCTATGTCCCTGGCGCCCTTTCTCAAGCTGCCACCTGAAAACAGGACTGAAAACACTCTGCTGAGACGTGCGTCCCCTACTATCTGTGTGCCCACTCGACTCACCGAAGTATTTGGAGGTGGTGCCATCCTCAGCGTGGACCACAACTAGGCCTGGCCGCAGGACCTGCAAAGTGGGCACATGGGCTGCAAGGATGCCAAAGGCGCCGGTCTGCGTGGGCACGTCCACCTGGCGGACGTTGGCGCTGTTGAAGAACACCTAGAGAACACACGTGATGAAAGGGTCACCTAAGGCCAGTCCCTCGAGGCCCAGCAGTCGGTGTCCTCTGTAGTTAAACAACTAGAACAGGAGTGACAggtgcggggcgggggaggggggcacagGCGGCTCCGCTGCGGCCAATGTTTTGGAGGGGTACAGCACCTTCCTCTACTTGAGGACGAAATCCAGACACCCTAGCTTTCGCGGAAGCAGATACGGTTAAAGCACCACCAGCGAGCCGCCAGGGGAGGAGACACTGAATTCGGCAGAAGGGCCAAGGGGCTCAGGTTCTGAACCTCGCGAAGACGAACGCATGCCGAAATAGGGGCTGAGGGGAGGCGACCCGAGAACTGGGGGCTCGGATCCCAGACCATAGGTCCAGAATGCGGGTGGTCTCCGACCCGAAGGTTGGGGGCTCGGATCCCGGACCacatggaggaggggagagggtctGGAACGGGGGTCTCCGACTTGAGGGTTGGGAGTTCGCATCCAGGATCACACGGAGGAGGGGCGCGGGTCTGGAGTGGGAGTCGCCGACCTGAGGACTGGGGGCTCGGATCCTGGGCCACATGGGGGAGGGGTCCAGAATGGGGTCCCGAGCACCGCGGACGTCCGAACCTGCGTGGGTGAGGCGAAGGTGAAGGACATCTGTCCCGGACCCGCGGCAGGGGCCTGAGCAGCGGCAGCCTCGGCGTAGAGGCGGACCTGGCGAACGAGGCGGCCCAAACCCGGACGGCGGAGCAACGCGGAGGGGAGCATGACGGCTGGCGGACAGCGGAAGGCGACGCAGAGGCGAGCTCACTCCTGTTAAACGGGAGCGGCCTGGAGGGCGAGGAGGACGACGCGAGAGGACTTCTGGGAGAAGGAGCCTGGCGAGAGCGCACGCGCGAACTACGACTCCCGGCGCGCTGCGCGCGCTGCTGCAGACGAGGCAGCACTTGGGCGCGTGGCATGCTAGGGATTGTAGTTTCCTTCCGGCGAGAGCTCCTAGCCCGGTGGTACAGTGAGGGAGATCGGTTACATGGCTCTGCACCCTGAGGACCAGAAGCCAGCGCGGAGAAGTTACGGAAACACTTAATTCAAGATTTGGGGGACGCTCGTTGGATGTCAGGCGCTGGGGAGACATCAAGGAAATAGCGAGATTCCTGCTCTGGTTTGGGGTGGTGGGGGCGTTTAACAGACATTAACGTAATATATGAGCGTCCGAGGTggcaacagtggtaaagaacctgcctgccaatgcaggaaacgcgggtggggaagatcccctggaggagggcatgacaaccagtcccagtattcttgccgagagaatcccgtggacagaataatctag
The DNA window shown above is from Bos indicus x Bos taurus breed Angus x Brahman F1 hybrid chromosome 7, Bos_hybrid_MaternalHap_v2.0, whole genome shotgun sequence and carries:
- the ATP5F1D gene encoding ATP synthase subunit delta, mitochondrial, translated to MLPSALLRRPGLGRLVRQVRLYAEAAAAQAPAAGPGQMSFTFASPTQVFFNSANVRQVDVPTQTGAFGILAAHVPTLQVLRPGLVVVHAEDGTTSKYFVSSGSVTVNADSSVQLLAEEAVTLDMLDLGAAKANLEKAQSELLGAADEATRAEIQIRIEANEALVKALE